The stretch of DNA ACTCCTCGAGCGTCTAAAATAGCTTTAAAAAGTTAAGACCCGGCACTCTACGGGCAAGTGTGGGCGAGGGCACAGGTAACTTTCACAGCATCTATTTTGAGACAACAGGAATCCGCTAAAGATTTCACACAGGAGTAGGATTAACCATTTTGCTTATACTAGTGTTCGTGCTCCTCGACAGGAGCTTGAAGCTCTTCCAGCTCGTTTCTCACCAGCTTGAGAACGGCCTCGTCGGCGAGCCTGTCGGTCGACCTGTAAATCCTTGCACCAAGAGACTTAAGCCTGTAGAACGCCCCCTCTCCGATAGATCTCACGATGACAGCTTCAGGCTTAAAGCTAGAGACAAGGTTTAGGATCATGCGACCGTGTCCAGAGTGCTCCTCTGGGTTCCTGTAGGGGTTGTCTACGTATTGCACATTGGCTATCTCACTGCCCTGAACCTCGTAAACCGCGAAGCCGGGGGCTCTGCCGAAGTGCGGTGAGAGGAACAGCTTGTCGTTCACCTTCACAACGGGTACTAGCACTCGCACACCGCTAGTCTTCAGGAGTTTCTTAAAAGCATTGCGTGCCCAACTGAAGCTACTACCGCGGCTTGCGGTGATTGCTCTGCGCGCAAAGCGTTTTAGGCTTTTCAGCTTTATGTAATTATGCCTAAGTTCCCGAGCGGATTCAGGTTCGGGTTCTCGACGGTGGGGGTTCAGCACGAGCTGGGGGTTCCAGGCTCGGAGTTTGAGTCCGACTGGGTGCTCTGGCTCCGAGACCCTGAGAACATAGCCGCTGGTGTAGTCAGCGGTGACGACCCTTACAGTGGGCCCGGCTACTGGGGGCTCTACAAGACAGACCACGAGATAGCCTCGTGGCTTGGCATGGACGCGGTGTGGATCACGGTGGAGTGGGCTAGAATCTTCCCTAAGTCCACGCGGGAGGTGATGGTTAAGGCGACCATAGAGGGTGGCAGGGTTGAGTCGGTCGAGGTCGACGAGAAAGCCCTAAGGGAGCTGGACTCCCTAGCGAACAAGTCAGCGCTGCAGCGATACCGAGAAATTATAGAGGATTGGAAGAGCCGTGGGGGTTACGTTATCCTTAATCTATTCCACTGGAGTCTCCCTCTCTGGCTCCACGACCCGATCCTTGTAAGGCGTCTCGGTCCTGACAGGGCGCCCTCGGGGTGGCTTGACACAGGCACTGTCGTCGAGTTCGCCAAGTTCGCAGCTTACATAGGTGAGAAGCTCGGAGACCTGGCTGACGAGTGGTACACGATGAACGAGCCCACAGTGGTGGCTAGGAGCGGCTACCTCTTCGTGAACAGTGGCTTCCCGCCCAGCTACCTCAGCCTCGAGGCATACGGGAAGGTGAAGACCAGGCTCGCGGAGGCGCACGCCCGGGCCTACGAGGCGCTTAAGCAGGCGACGGGTAAGAGGGTAGGTATCGTTGAGTCCGTGTCCCCGGTGTACGTACAGGCGGGCGACGCCCGGCTAGCTGACCAAGTTCTGGGCGAGCAGCTCTACGTGGTAGACGCTGTCACGAGAGGGGTGCTCGGCGGTGAGCGGCGCGAAGACCTCTCTGGGAGGTGTGACTGGATTGGGCTGAACTACTACACGAGGGTTGTCGTCACATCCGGTGAGGGCGGCAGGCTCAGGTTCTTGGAGGGCTACGGGTACTCGTGCGAGCCCCGGGGAGTTTCTAAGGAAGGGCGGCCATGCAGCGATGTTGGCTGGGAGGTTTACCCCGAGGGGCTAGTGGACGCCGGGCTACAGGTGTGGGAGCGCTACCGTCTCCCGATTTACATCACCGAGAACGGCGTGGCAGACTCGGAGGACAGGCTCAGGCCAGCGTTTGTCCTGCGGCACCTGCAAGCAGTGCACGAGCTGATAAGGAGGGGTGTGGACGTGCGCGGCTACTTCCACTGGAACCTCACCGACAACCTTGAGTGGAGCAAGGGGTTTAAGCCCCGGTTTGGGCTGGTGGAGGTGGACTACGCTTCGAAGAAGAGGAGGCTGAGGCCCAGCGCCCTGGTGTTCAGGGAGGTCGCTGTCCCAAAGGAGCTTCCAGATCTGGCGGCTTGAAGGGAGGGGTTGAACTAAAGCATTTTTATAGGTCCATTGAAGGCTTAAACATGGGTGGCTGATTTTGATTCAACAATCGATGACGGGGGCTCTAATCGTTTTGACTGTCCTCACGCTCAGGCTCTACCGTGGCAGGCCTTCAACCACCGATGAGTGGGTCGAGCTACTGTACCTCGTTCTCGTGGGGTTCATCGACGGTTTTATGGTCGCCCAGCTTGCGCCCTTCTTCACCACCTTCGCGACNNNNNNNNNNNNNNNNNNNNNNNNNNNNNNNNNNNNNNNNNNNNNNNNNNNNNNNNNNNNNNNNNNNNNNNNNNNNNNNNNNNNNNNNNNNNNNNNNNNGAAGCTGACGTTCCACCTCTTCTTCTACCTGCTCCTAGCCTCAATAACGATAGTCCTCTACCTCGCCTACAAGGGGCTATACGACTTCAAAACATTCGCGGTGGCGCTTGCTCCTTGGTACCTGGCGCTAGTCCTCGTCCTGTACTCGCGGATCGTGGGCGTGGGGACGATTTTCGTGTTCTAGCCGTGAAGGTGGCAGGCGACCAGGTGCCCTCCGCCTGCATCGGCGAACGGGGGCTCCTCTACCCTGCACCTCTGCGTCGCGAACGGGCAGCGCGGGTGTAGTCTGCAGCCGCTGGGTATGTTGACGGCATTAGGAACCTCCCCCCTCAGCGTCACCTTTTCCCGGAGCCTGTGCTCAGGGAGTAGCTGCGGGACAGCGCTCAGAAGGGCCCTCGTGTAGGGGTGCAAGGGCCTCCCGAAGACCTCTTCGACGCCCCCGTACTCCACGATCTTACCTAGGTACATGACCGCAACTTTGTCTGCGATGGCCCACGCGGAGGAGAGGTCGTGCGTGATGTAGATGAGCGAGAGCCCTAGCTCTCCGCGGAGCTCCCTCAGCAGGGAGAGGATCTGGGCCCTAGCGGAGACGTCGATGTTGGATATAGGCTCGTCGGCGATGAGGAGCTTCGGCCTCAGCACTAGGGCCCTCGCGATGGCAACTCTCTGCCTCTGGCCTCCGCTAAGCTGGTGGGGGTACCTGTCGTAGAAGTCCTCGGGGGGCACGAGGCCCACCCGCCTCAGGGCCTCGAGGACCAGATTCCTCCGCTCATCCCTGCTTCCGATCCTGTTCACGTCCAGCGGGAATTTCACCTGATCCCCCACCTTCATCCTGGGGTTGAGGCTGACGCTCGGATCCTGGAAAACCATCTGCACGCTGCGCCTGAAGTGTGAGAGTTCCTTGCCTCTAAGCGTGGTCACGTCATAGCCGTTGTAGACGACCCTCCCGGCCGTGGGCTCTACGAGCCCCAATATGGCTCTTGCCACAGTCGTCTTGCCTGAGCCGCTCTCACCGACGAGAGCCAGAGCCTCGCCGTCCATCACCGAGAAGCTAACGCCGTCGACTGCTCTCAGGTACTTCCTCTTCCCCGAGAGCATCTCGCCGAGCGTCCTCCTCAGGGGGTAGTAGACCTTCAGGTCCTCAACCCTCAGTAGCTCCTTACCAGAGGTGGCACGCGACATACCTATCACCCAAGCTTTTCACAGCCGGCTCCTCCCTCCGGCACCTCTCGGAGGCGAAGGGACACCTCGGGTGGAAGCGGCAACCTGGGGGAGGGCGGTGCATGTCCGGCGGCTCACCGGGTATGGGCTTGATGTCCTTTGAGCCGCCCACTCTCGGCACAGAGCTAAGGAGGGCCCTCGTGTAGGGGTGTAGTGGCTCCCTCACCACCTCATCGACCCTGCCGGACTCCACAACCTTGCCAGCGTACATCACCGCGACGCGGTCAGCCAGCTCGGCGACGAGGCCCATGTTGTGCGTTATGAAGAGCATTGAGGTCTTGAAGGAGGATTTAATCTCCTTCAGAAGCTCCACGATCTGCGCCTCCACGAGGGCGTCTAGCGCGGTTGTTATCTCGTCGGCTATGACCAGCCGAGGCTTCAAGGCTAGAGCAAGGCCGATGGCAACTCTCTGCCTCTGCCCACCGCTCAGCTGGTGGGGGTAGTCGTTCAGCCTCTCCCTGGGGACGCCCATCCTCTCGAGTATCTCGCCGGCCGCGCGCAGGGCCTCTTCCTCGCTACCCGCGGCACCGTGCTCCGTGAACAGCTCCACGAAGTGCTCACCAATCCTCATCACCGGGTTCAGGCTGGCGTAGGGGTCCTGGAAAACCATGCTTATCACCCGCCCGCGTATCCTCCTCAGTTCCTCCTCCCTCATCCCCAGGAGGTCTATCCCGTTGAAGTACACAGAGCCGCCCTCCACCACCGCGTTCCCCGGTAGCAGGCGTATCACCGTCAGCCCCAGCGTGCTCTTACCCGAGCCGCTCTCCCCGACGATCCCCATAACCTCCCCCTCTTCGACGCTCAGCGACACGCTGCTCAGAGCCTCCAGTCTCCCCCTGCGGGTCCTGTAGGAGACCTTTAGGTCTTTAACCTCCAGCAGGCTCATGCTTCCACCCTCCTGGGGTTCAGGATCTCGTTAAGGCCTTCGCCCAGCATCAGGAAGCCTAGTACGCTTAGGATGATCATGAGGCCTGGGAACAAGCCGATCCACCAGTAGCCTGCCAGGAAAAACTGCCTCCCCTTGTTGAGGTCAAAGCCCCAGTCGGGGGTGGGCGGCTCCACGCCTAATCCGAGGAACGTCAAGCCGGCCTCCGTTATGATCGCGTCTGCGAAGCTTATCGGCAGGAGGGAGACTATGGCGGGCAGGGTGTTTGGGAGTATGTGCTTAGTGACGATGGCGAGGGGGCCCGCGCCGGCAACTCTGGCCGCTTCGACGAATGGCGAGGACTTGAGCGAGAGGACGACGCCCCTGACCATCCGATAGTAGCTCGGAATGTACACGACTGCTATGGCGACGGAGATGTTCAGCACGCCAACTCCGAGCAGAGCCGCTATGGCGATTGCCAGGATAAGGCCCGGGAGAGCGTACATGCTGTCCATGACGAGGCTGACGGCGCGGTCGAAGAGCCCGCCTATATAGCCTGCGAGCAGACCGAGCAGCACGCCGATCGCAGCGGAGATCGCCGTGGACAGGAAGGCTATCGTTAAAACGAACCTAACGCCGCCGACAACCCGCGCGAAGACGTCCCTGCCCAGCTGATCCGTCCCCATCGGGAACACGATCCTCCTCCCCTCAACCTCGAGCACGAAGCCAGGGGGCATTAGCGGCGGTACTTCCACCCTCTTCCCGTCCACGACCACGAAGCTTTCGGTCGCGTTGCCGAAGGACACGAGCGACCCCGCTACAGCAGGGGAGACGAACAGCAACGTCAGCAGGCCTCCGACTAGCAGGCTCCACTCCCCGAAGCCTCTGGGCCGCCTCACTAGTACCTCACCCTCGGGTCAACGTAGGCGTAGGCTATGTCAACGAGCAGGCTCACTAGGGCCACTATCACGGCGTATATCGTTACCGTGCCCTGCACGATCGCGTAGTCTCTCTTCAGGATGCCCTCGTAGACGAGGAGGCCGAGACCGTCCCAGTTGAACGTGGTCTCGGTGAGCACCGCGCCACCGAGCAACGCGGCGACCTGCAGGCCCCCCATGGTGAGGAGGGGTATCATCGCGTTCCTCAACCCGTACCTCAGCACGACACCCCACTCCCTTATTCCGCGAGACCTGGCCGCCCGCACGTACTCCTGGGACATTGACTCCTCGACGGCCAGGTAGGTTACTCGCGTGAAGACGCCGGAGAGGTACAGCCCGAGGGCCAAGGCGGGGAGCGTCAAGTGAGCCAGGAAGTCGAGGATTATGTCAGGTCGGCCGGCCAGAATCGAGTCCACAACGACGAAACCGGTTCTGTAGGGCAGGGAGTCGAGGGCTAAAAGGTTTATGGGTGAGAGCCTCCCCGTGGTCGGTAGCCCTAAGCCCTTAGAGGCTGTGAGCTGGAGCAGCATGCCGATGTAGAAGACCGGTATCGAGTACACGATCGACGAGTAGACTCTCACGAGGGTCTTCACAGACGCCGAGGGGTACCTTGCCGTCAGCACGCCTAGCGCAACGCCGATCGCCACGGCGACAACCGTGGAGGCGACTGCGAGCTCCACTGTCGCAGGGAAACGGGTCGCGATCAGGTACGAGACGGGTATCCGCTCGAGCGCCGTGTAGCCCAAGTCAAACCGAACGAAAACCGAGTAGATGTAGTCGACGTACTGCTGGTAGAGGGGCTTGTTCAAGCCCAGCTCCGCCCTACGCCTCGCTAGCACATCCTCAGGTATGTTCTTGCCCTCCAGCATCGTGACAGGGTCTCCTGGGAGGACGCGCATCAGCACGAAGACTATGGAGAGGAGGATGAGAACCATAACAGGCGTAAGTAGTAGGCGGGAAAAAACGTACTCTTTTAGGCCCATTTAGCTGCACCGAAGCTCTAGCCCTGCACCTCGGCGTAGATAAGCCAGTAGCGGAATATCTGCGAGTAGTCGAGGACGATCCCCTCGACGTTCTTCTGCGCGACCGCGAACTGCCCCTCCTGCCACAGCGGTATTATCGGGGCGTCCTCGGCGGCTATGTCCTGAATCTGGGCGAGCGTCTTTATGCGCTCCTCTGTCGGCTGGAGGACCTGCTGGTCGATGAGCTGGTCGATCACCGGGTTTTTGTAGTTGACGTGGAGCCAGCCGTTCGCGCCGGAGTGGTAGAAGGGCCGGATGTAGTTGTCGGAGTCGAGGAAGTCTGGGAACCAGCCCAGGAGCCAGCACGCGATCTTCTCCTCCTTGAAGAGGCTCCTGTACGTAGCCCAGTCAGCGCTCTTGAGGTCGACTTTAATCATCCCGCTGGCCTCGAGGTTCTGCTTGATGATGGCGGCGATGTCCGGCTCGGCGGGGGTGTACCTGACTGGGGTGTACCAGAGCTCAATCCTGAGCGGGTTGGCTTCGCTGTACCCCGCCTGCGACAGGAGGTTTCGAGCGGCCTCGATGTTGGGCCTGTCACCGTACCTCTCTTTGAACGAGTCCTTGTGGCCGAGGAAGCCTATTGGGACCATGCTGTAGAGCGGCTGCGCGAACTGCCCCATGAACACGGTGTTGACTATCTGGTTCCTGTCGATGAGGTACGCTATGGCTTGCCTCACCCTCTTGTCGTTGAAGGGCTCTTTGGCAGTGTTGAACACAAGGTACCTTATCGGCGCGATGCCCGGGCCGCTGATCACCTGGAGCTGGCCCTTAGCCATTATGTCCTTCACGTCGGCGGGGGAGAGAGTCCTGAAGGCAATGTCGACTTCGCCGTTCTCCACGGCGAGCCTCAGGCTCTGCGCGTCCTTGTAGAACTTGATGATGATCCTTGGGGTCTTAGGCGGGTCCCCGTAGTAGTTCGGGTTAGCTACGAGCTCGATGTACTCGCCGGGTTTCCAGGCCCCGAGCTTGTAGGGGCCGATCATGTCGAGGGTGTTGGGCGGCTTCACCACCTCCATGGGCGAGGTCTTAGGGTTAACGGGGAACGCGACCCAGGTCGCGAGGAGCGACTTCACGTACGTCTCCTCGAAGGGCTGCTTGAGGTAGACTCTGATCGTGTCGTCGGAGACCGCTTCGGCCTTCTCGATCAGGTCGGCGATGAGGAAAGCGGGGTCCTGGTTCAGGGTGATCGTCCTGTTCCAGGACCAGACGACGGCCTGGGCGGTCAGCGGGGTCCCGTCCTGGAACTTTGCGTCCCGCCTGATCTTTATCTCCCACACTCTGCGGTCGGCGCTAATGGTGTAGCTCACCGCGAGCTTGTTGACCAGCCTGGCCGTGCCAGGCTCGTAGGCGAACAACCCCTCGCCCATGTTCTGGATTATGTTGACGCCGAGGTAGTCGTACGCCTCGGCTGGGTCAAGGGTGGTTTGTATCGAGTCCGTGGTGCCGATGACCAGGACATCCTTGGGCCAGACCACGACGTCCTTGGCCTTGATTGTCGGAGCCTTAGGCATGAGCAGGTACGCGACAGCGCCGGCTATGATAACCGCTAGCACCGCTAATGCTATTATGTGCGGTGTTTTTAGCTTCATAACGTTGAGGGGTGTGGAATCCACCCTTTTTAAGGCTTTACGATTAAAAAGTGAAAAACATTCAGCGGCTTGGACATAGAAGAAGATTGACGGGAAGCACCGGGGCGGGGCACTCTAACTGGAAAAATTTGCAGTCGATAGACGAACACCTTTTTATACTACTCACCGCGAAACGCCTAAAATCAGCTAGCCCCTGCTCAACTCTGTATGAAAGTCCTCGTTACCGGCTTTGAGCCGTTCGGAGGAGACAAGGTCAACTCTTCCTGGGAGGCCGTGAAGCTCCTCCCGGACGAGGTAGGCGGAGCACCCGTGGTGAAGCAGCAGCTCCCTGTCAGCTTCAGGCGCGTCAGGGAGCTAGTCCCAAGCCTGATAGAGGAGCACAGCCCATCGCTCCTGCTCCTCACAGGGCAGGCTACAGGCATCAGCTCCTTGCATGTCGAGCGGGTTGCGATAAACGTCATGGACGCCAGGATCGAGGACAACGACGGCTACAAGCCTGAGGACGAGCCGGTCGTGGAAGGAGCCCCCGCCGCGTACTTCGCCACCGTGCCCGTGAAGAGGGCCGTTGAAGCCATGAAGAGCGCCTCCGTCCCGGCCGCGGTCTCGAACAGCGCGGGCACGTTCGTCTGCAACGCCGCGATGTTCACAGCACTACACCATGTAGCCACGAGGGGTTTGAAGGTTATGGTGGGCTTCGTGCACGTCCCGAGCCTGCCTGAGCAGGCCTTAACTGGCAACGTTCCTTCAATGCCGCCAGCTCTGGCCGCGAGGGGGCTCGAGGCCTGCATAAGGCGGCTCATCGCCGCCTTTAGGGGCGAGAAGTAGAGGTGCGGTGCAGGGGTTAGTCGCTGGAGGGCTCCACGTGGATGGTTAAGTCTACGTTGCCTCCGAGCCTCTTGCTGACGTTTCTCTCAACCTGGTCGCACAGCGAGTGGGCCTCGTCGACGGAGAGCTGGGGGCTCACCTCCAGGTGCAGGTCAGCGTATATCCTGCCACCGACTGCGCGAGCCCTGAGCGAGTGAACCCCCTTCACGCCTCGAACCCTGAGGGCCTCCTCCTCGATGGCCTTGAGGACCTCCGGGGGAGGGCTGGTGTCAACAACCTGTGCTTGCAGTTCCCTTAGCGTCTCGTAAATGAAGT from Infirmifilum sp. NZ encodes:
- a CDS encoding NifB/NifX family molybdenum-iron cluster-binding protein produces the protein MRVLVPVVKVNDKLFLSPHFGRAPGFAVYEVQGSEIANVQYVDNPYRNPEEHSGHGRMILNLVSSFKPEAVIVRSIGEGAFYRLKSLGARIYRSTDRLADEAVLKLVRNELEELQAPVEEHEH
- the bgaS gene encoding beta-galactosidase BgaS → MPKFPSGFRFGFSTVGVQHELGVPGSEFESDWVLWLRDPENIAAGVVSGDDPYSGPGYWGLYKTDHEIASWLGMDAVWITVEWARIFPKSTREVMVKATIEGGRVESVEVDEKALRELDSLANKSALQRYREIIEDWKSRGGYVILNLFHWSLPLWLHDPILVRRLGPDRAPSGWLDTGTVVEFAKFAAYIGEKLGDLADEWYTMNEPTVVARSGYLFVNSGFPPSYLSLEAYGKVKTRLAEAHARAYEALKQATGKRVGIVESVSPVYVQAGDARLADQVLGEQLYVVDAVTRGVLGGERREDLSGRCDWIGLNYYTRVVVTSGEGGRLRFLEGYGYSCEPRGVSKEGRPCSDVGWEVYPEGLVDAGLQVWERYRLPIYITENGVADSEDRLRPAFVLRHLQAVHELIRRGVDVRGYFHWNLTDNLEWSKGFKPRFGLVEVDYASKKRRLRPSALVFREVAVPKELPDLAA
- a CDS encoding ABC transporter ATP-binding protein, with the translated sequence MSRATSGKELLRVEDLKVYYPLRRTLGEMLSGKRKYLRAVDGVSFSVMDGEALALVGESGSGKTTVARAILGLVEPTAGRVVYNGYDVTTLRGKELSHFRRSVQMVFQDPSVSLNPRMKVGDQVKFPLDVNRIGSRDERRNLVLEALRRVGLVPPEDFYDRYPHQLSGGQRQRVAIARALVLRPKLLIADEPISNIDVSARAQILSLLRELRGELGLSLIYITHDLSSAWAIADKVAVMYLGKIVEYGGVEEVFGRPLHPYTRALLSAVPQLLPEHRLREKVTLRGEVPNAVNIPSGCRLHPRCPFATQRCRVEEPPFADAGGGHLVACHLHG
- a CDS encoding ABC transporter ATP-binding protein; this translates as MSLLEVKDLKVSYRTRRGRLEALSSVSLSVEEGEVMGIVGESGSGKSTLGLTVIRLLPGNAVVEGGSVYFNGIDLLGMREEELRRIRGRVISMVFQDPYASLNPVMRIGEHFVELFTEHGAAGSEEEALRAAGEILERMGVPRERLNDYPHQLSGGQRQRVAIGLALALKPRLVIADEITTALDALVEAQIVELLKEIKSSFKTSMLFITHNMGLVAELADRVAVMYAGKVVESGRVDEVVREPLHPYTRALLSSVPRVGGSKDIKPIPGEPPDMHRPPPGCRFHPRCPFASERCRREEPAVKSLGDRYVACHLW
- a CDS encoding ABC transporter permease, which codes for MRRPRGFGEWSLLVGGLLTLLFVSPAVAGSLVSFGNATESFVVVDGKRVEVPPLMPPGFVLEVEGRRIVFPMGTDQLGRDVFARVVGGVRFVLTIAFLSTAISAAIGVLLGLLAGYIGGLFDRAVSLVMDSMYALPGLILAIAIAALLGVGVLNISVAIAVVYIPSYYRMVRGVVLSLKSSPFVEAARVAGAGPLAIVTKHILPNTLPAIVSLLPISFADAIITEAGLTFLGLGVEPPTPDWGFDLNKGRQFFLAGYWWIGLFPGLMIILSVLGFLMLGEGLNEILNPRRVEA
- a CDS encoding ABC transporter permease, producing MGLKEYVFSRLLLTPVMVLILLSIVFVLMRVLPGDPVTMLEGKNIPEDVLARRRAELGLNKPLYQQYVDYIYSVFVRFDLGYTALERIPVSYLIATRFPATVELAVASTVVAVAIGVALGVLTARYPSASVKTLVRVYSSIVYSIPVFYIGMLLQLTASKGLGLPTTGRLSPINLLALDSLPYRTGFVVVDSILAGRPDIILDFLAHLTLPALALGLYLSGVFTRVTYLAVEESMSQEYVRAARSRGIREWGVVLRYGLRNAMIPLLTMGGLQVAALLGGAVLTETTFNWDGLGLLVYEGILKRDYAIVQGTVTIYAVIVALVSLLVDIAYAYVDPRVRY
- a CDS encoding ABC transporter substrate-binding protein translates to MKLKTPHIIALAVLAVIIAGAVAYLLMPKAPTIKAKDVVVWPKDVLVIGTTDSIQTTLDPAEAYDYLGVNIIQNMGEGLFAYEPGTARLVNKLAVSYTISADRRVWEIKIRRDAKFQDGTPLTAQAVVWSWNRTITLNQDPAFLIADLIEKAEAVSDDTIRVYLKQPFEETYVKSLLATWVAFPVNPKTSPMEVVKPPNTLDMIGPYKLGAWKPGEYIELVANPNYYGDPPKTPRIIIKFYKDAQSLRLAVENGEVDIAFRTLSPADVKDIMAKGQLQVISGPGIAPIRYLVFNTAKEPFNDKRVRQAIAYLIDRNQIVNTVFMGQFAQPLYSMVPIGFLGHKDSFKERYGDRPNIEAARNLLSQAGYSEANPLRIELWYTPVRYTPAEPDIAAIIKQNLEASGMIKVDLKSADWATYRSLFKEEKIACWLLGWFPDFLDSDNYIRPFYHSGANGWLHVNYKNPVIDQLIDQQVLQPTEERIKTLAQIQDIAAEDAPIIPLWQEGQFAVAQKNVEGIVLDYSQIFRYWLIYAEVQG
- the pcp gene encoding pyroglutamyl-peptidase I; the protein is MKVLVTGFEPFGGDKVNSSWEAVKLLPDEVGGAPVVKQQLPVSFRRVRELVPSLIEEHSPSLLLLTGQATGISSLHVERVAINVMDARIEDNDGYKPEDEPVVEGAPAAYFATVPVKRAVEAMKSASVPAAVSNSAGTFVCNAAMFTALHHVATRGLKVMVGFVHVPSLPEQALTGNVPSMPPALAARGLEACIRRLIAAFRGEK